In the Saccharococcus thermophilus genome, AGTGAAGCAGCTGGTGCATAATAAGCGCTGCCGCTGCCAAGCAAGTTCACAATTTCGCCGCCGCCTTTGCGGGTGCGTTCGACAATCGCATCAAGCCGGTCTTTCGGAATTAATTTTTCAAGCGGAATGCCTCCGGCATATGAGTAGCGAACAAGCGGCACCATATCGTCACCATGTCCACCCAACACAAAGCCGGTCACATCTTTTACAGAAATGTTTAATTCCTGTGCGACAAACGTGCGGAAGCGGGCGGTATCCAATACGCCAGATTGACCGATGACACGGTTTTTCGGGAATCCCGATTCTTTAAATACCGTGTAAGTCATCGCATCAACAGGGTTTGTTAAGACGATAATGTAGCAGTTTGGCGAATATTTCACCACTTCTTTTGTTACTTGTTTCATAATTTTTTGGTTCGTAGTGACAAGATCATCGCGGCTCATGCCCGGCTTGCGCGCAATGCCTGCCGTAATGATCACGACATCGGATTCAGCCGTGTCTTCATAGTTAGAAGTGCCGATAATATTTGCGTCGAATCCCAGCACCGGGCTGGATTCAAGCATATCAAGCGACTTTCCTTTTGTCGGGTTTTCCAACTGCGGAATATCGACAAGGACGATATCCCCTAATTCTTTTTGAGCTAAAATAAACGCAGTGGTCGCACCTGTAAATCCCGCACCGATGATGGAGATTTTTTTGCGTTTCATTGTCATGCTCCCTCATCCTCTCTCTTATATTTATTCCATATTGCGGATCAGCGCATCAGCAAATTCGGAGCATTTCACTTCCGTTGCATCGTCCATCAGACGGGCAAAATCGTAGGTGACGATTTTGGCTGCGATCGTTTTTTCCATCGCTTTAATAATCAATTTTGCTGCTTCATTCCAGCCAAGATGTTCAAACATCATTACCCCGGATAAAATGACGGACGACGGGTTCACTTTATCCAAACCTGCATATTTTGGCGCGGTTCCGTGCGTCGCTTCAAAAATAGCATGTCCTGTTTCATAGTTGATGTTTGCCCCTGGCGCGATACCGATGCCACCGACTTGTGCCGCGAGCGCATCAGAAATGTAGTCGCCGTTTAAGTTCATCGTGGCAACAACATCAAATTCGCGTGGACGCGTCAAAATTTGTTGCAAGAAAATATC is a window encoding:
- the mdh gene encoding malate dehydrogenase, which gives rise to MTMKRKKISIIGAGFTGATTAFILAQKELGDIVLVDIPQLENPTKGKSLDMLESSPVLGFDANIIGTSNYEDTAESDVVIITAGIARKPGMSRDDLVTTNQKIMKQVTKEVVKYSPNCYIIVLTNPVDAMTYTVFKESGFPKNRVIGQSGVLDTARFRTFVAQELNISVKDVTGFVLGGHGDDMVPLVRYSYAGGIPLEKLIPKDRLDAIVERTRKGGGEIVNLLGSGSAYYAPAASLAEMVEAIIKDQRRILPAIAYLEGEYGYEGIYLGVPTILGGNGIEKVIELELTEEEKAALAKSVESVKSVMSVLE